One window from the genome of Gadus macrocephalus chromosome 7, ASM3116895v1 encodes:
- the emsy gene encoding BRCA2-interacting transcriptional repressor EMSY, with protein sequence MPMIQLEKPLATGTMPVVWPTILDLGRDECKRILRKLELEAYAGVISALRAQGDLTKDKKDLLGELTKILGISTERHRAEVRRAVNDERLTTIAYHMSGPNSASEWSIEGRRLVPLMPRLVPQTAFTVTANAVANATAHQNASLLLPAETGNKEVVVCYSYTSTTCTPTSATATGGGSLAVKSSPRPPSPASNVVLLPSGSTVYVKSVSCSDEDEKPRKRRRTNSSGSSPVVLKEVVKATAPSVSKGVGLPMASPMVGLSASSPKMSNIMQSIANSLPPHLSPVKITFAKPTIQSTSSTTQKVIIVTTSPSSNFVPNILSKSHSHGNSASAAALSKLVSTSMLTAASHKQTVVFPSAAAAAVAVTAVVSASPAAVMSTVAQCSASAGVKVASARLPSPKTMAGSPTQIMAQFPKQLQQQQGATISVSQAQASSSTSSSMAGSKPTIQIKQESGVKIITQQVQPSKILPKPSSVGLSSSSSSPIMVVSSNGAIMSTKLVSQPTATQTTYTRPTVSPNMSARISAAAAAAGATYVKTTSGSIITVVPKSLATLGGKIISSNIVSGTTTKITTIPMTSKPNVIVVQKTTGKGATIQGLPGKNVVTTLLNAGGEKSLQAVQGSKPAIITASRPITKMIVTQPKGMSSGAQATATKIIPTKIVYGQQGKTQVLIKPKPVFQAAVVSEQTRQLVSETLQQASRSSAEAGQSQPPGAEGAAPRDETPAGFLDETPHTSATQDSQPVVHLVTTREQDWMEQEVVESSPTTTIIYQDMSVGESQSATSTIKALLELQQQTTVKERAEAKPRQHTIDLSQMAVPLQQAQDKRQAPAPARPSTTTTTIIATTAPSSSSEADAAPEQHTAGKGGRVAASSEVADVAMSSTQPPGRMLKTPGQLTVVTKVVSTTSPESLLSLKPAVSHPKPHSTLEAGELEGDTLDPQTGLFYRSSQPAAPPQPSSSQAPPTPSSAPAPAPAPAPAPAPAPVLSPAPPPPPQLQSRPQISQPSPSSATPSPSSSSSSSSPVVSIGAATHCLVKKLVRQPPPKPAAAAPAPAPPTLTQSPKEKPLSAAGPPGPKAGPVATATPTAAAAATKPPLTPQLPRLQQAPTTAHHRPIHAPLSQPPPLQAHHPVGTEKSSSSGQQQQPIITQSATVTKITFGGSHHSPSPHFAAVRADAVAAAAAAAAAKLAGASAATAAAAAAAAEPGSSKPSGSSDILKISMMEAEIDPSVEPMVVDSSSDRKAPGLLHHHHHHHLHHHDDGGGAAVPATSDMMDAGQLISSTGPAAHRPAHLKGERGGPFGRLGALATQRKQEDMDVIEVIPQFSILPDSSQSNVVVEPSGFLEITNYTSQQLDRDSPMMEPEVDSSSNDDDSSMAGPP encoded by the exons ATG CCCATGATTCAGCTGGAGAAACCGCTGGCGACCGGCACCATGCCTGTGGTGTGGCCCACCATACTGGACCTCGGCAGGGATGAGTGCAAGAGGATACTGCGCAAGCTGG AGTTGGAGGCCTACGCCGGAGTGATCAGCGCTCTGCGAGCCCAAGGCGACCTCACCAAGGACAAGAAGGACCTGCTGGGGGAGCTCACCAAGATCCTGGG CATCTCCACAGAGCGCCACCGCGCCGAGGTCCGCAGGGCGGTCAACGATGAGCGCCTCACCACCATCGCCTACCA CATGTCTGGACCCAACAGCGCCTCCGAGTGGTCCATCGAGGGCCGGCGTCTCGTTCCGCTCATGCCCAGACTGGTGCCGCAGACGGCCTTCACCGTGACGGCCAACGCTGTGGCCAACGCCACGGCCCATCAGAACGCATCCCTCCTGTTGCCGGCTGAAACGGGCAACAAAGAAG TCGTCGTGTGCTACTCCTACACGAGCACCACCTGCACCCCCACCAGCGCCACGGCGACGGGGGGCGGGTCCCTGGCGGTGAAGTCGTCGCCGCGGCCGCCCAGCCCGGCCTCAAACGTGGTGCTGCTGCCCAGCGGGAGCACGGTCTACGtgaaga GTGTGAGCTGCTCCGACGAGGACGAGAAGCCCCGCAAGCGCCGGCGCACCAACTCGTCGGGCTCGTCCCCCGTGGTGCTGAAGGAGGTCGTCAAGGCGACGGCACCGTCCGTCTCCAAGGGCGTGGGCCTGCCCATGGCCTCGCCCATGGTGGGGCTGTCGGCCAGCAGCCCTAAGATGAGCAACATCATGCAGAGCATCGCCAACTCCCTGCCGCCGCACCTGTCGCCCGTCAAGATCACCTTCGCCAAGCCCACCATCCAGAGCACTAGCAGCACCACGCAGAAG GTGATCATCGTGACGACCTCGCCCAGCTCCAACTTCGTGCCCAACATCCTGTCCAAGTCCCACTCCCATGGCAACAGTGCCAGCGCGGCGGCCCTCTCCAAGCTGGTGTCCACCTCCATGCTGACGGCGGCCAGCCACAAGCAGACGGTGGTGTTccccagcgccgccgccgccgccgtcgccgtgACGGCCGTGGTGTCGGCCAGCCCGGCGGCCGTCATGTCCACCGTCGCTCAGT GCTCTGCGTCTGCTGGCGTGAAGGTGGCGTCAGCTCGCCTGCCCTCCCCAAAGACCATGGCGGGCTCGCCCACCCAGATCATGGCCCAGTTCCccaagcagctgcagcagcagcagggcgcCACCATCAGCGTCAGCCAGGCccaggcctcctcctccaccagctccagcaTGGCCGGCTCCAAGCCCACCATTCAGATCAAGCAAGAGTCAG gtgtgaagATCATCACCCAGCAGGTGCAGCCCAGTAAGATCCTGCCCAAGCCCTCCTCGGTGGGCctgtccagcagcagctcctccccCATCATGGTGGTCAGCAGCAACGGAGCCATCATGAGCACCAAGCTGGTGTCCCAGCCGACAG CCACCCAGACCACCTACACCAGGCCCACGGTCAGCCCCAACATGAGCGCCCGCatctcggcggcggcggcggcggccggcgcCACCTACGTGAAGACCACGAGCGGCAGCATCATCACCGTGGTGCCCAAGTCTCTGGCCACGCTCGGGGGGAAGATCATCAGCAGCAACATCGTCTCTG GCACCACGACTAAGATCACCACCATCCCGATGACGTCCAAGCCCAACGTCATCGTGGTCCAGAAGACCACGGGGAAAGGAGCCACCATCCAGGGGCTGCCGGGCAAGAACGTGGTCACCACCCTGCTCAACGCCGGG GGTGAAAAGAGCTTGCAGGCAGTCCAGGGCAGCAAGCCGGCCATCatcaccgcctccaggcccatCACCAAGATGATCGTCACGCAGCCCAAGGGCATGAGCTCAGGGGCCCAGGCCACGGCCACCAAGATCATCCCCACCAAGATAGTGTACGGCCAGCAGGGCAAGACGCAG GTGCTGATCAAGCCCAAGCCGGTGTTCCAGGCGGCGGTGGTGAGCGAGCAGACCCGGCAGCTGGTGAGCGAGACCCTGCAGCAGGCGTCCCGCTCCTCGGCGGAGGCGGGCCAGAGCCAGCCCCCCGGGGCGGAGGGGGCGGCGCCCAGGGACGAGACCCCCGCCGGCTTCCTGGACGAGACCCCGCACACCAGCGCCACCCAGG ACTCTCAGCCTGTAGTTCACCTGGTGACCACCAGGGAGCAGGATTGGatggagcaggaggtggtggagtccagtcccaccaccaccatcatctaCCAGGACATGTCTGTCGGGGAGTCCCAGtccgccacctccaccatcaaggctctgctggagctgcagcagcagaccactg TGAAGGAGAGGGCTGAGGCCAAGCCCCGGCAGCACACCATAGACCTCAGCCAGATGGCTGTGCCCCTCCAGCAGGCCCAGGACAAGAGgcaggccccggccccggcccggccctccaccaccaccaccaccatcatcgccACTACcgcgccctcctcctcctccgaggccGACGCAGCCCCGGAGCAGCACACTGCAG GTAAAGGCGGTCGCGTGGCAGCGTCCTCCGAGGTAGCGGACGTGGCCATGTCGTCCACCCAGCCGCCCGGCAGGATGCTGAAGACCCCCGGGCAGCTCACCGTGGTCACCAAGGTGGTCTCCACCACGTCGCCAGAGTCCCTCCTCAGCCTCAAG CCCGCCGTCAGCCACCCCAAGCCCCACAGCACGCTGGAGGCGGGGGAGCTGGAGGGCGACACGTTGGACCCCCAGACCGGCCTGTTCTACCGCTCTAGCcagcccgccgcccccccgcagccctcctcctcgcaagccccgcccaccccaaGCTCCGCCCCCGCTCCGGCCCCCGCTCCGGCCCCCGCTCCGGCCCCCGCCCCTGtcctaagccccgcccccccgcctccaccccagCTGCAGAGCCGGCCCCAGATCAGCCAGCCCTCCCCTTCGTCGGCCACGCCCTCAccgtcgtcctcgtcctcgtcgtcctcgcCCGTGGTCTCCATCGGCGCCGCCACCCACTGCCTGGTGAAGAAGCTGGTCCGACAGCCCCCGCCcaagcccgccgccgccgccccggccccggccccgcccaccctcACACAGAGTCCCAAGGAGAAGCCGCTGAGCGCGGCGGGGCCGCCGGGGCCCAAGGCGGGCCCTGTagccaccgccacccccaccgccgccgccgccgccaccaagCCCCCACTGACACCTCAGCTCCCCCGGCTCCAGCAGGCCCCCACAACGGCCCACCACAGGCCCATCCACGCACCGCTGTCCCAgccgccccccctccaggcccaccACCCGGTGGGCACGGAGAAGAGCTCCTCCTCCGGCCAG cagcagcagccaatcaTCACGCAGAGCGCCACCGTCACCAAGATCACGTTCGGCGGGAGCCACCACTCGCCCTCGCCGCACTTTGCCGCCGTGCGAGCGGAtgctgtggcagcagcagccgcggcggcggcggccaagCTCGCGGGAGCGTCCGCggcaacggcggcggcggcggcggcggcagccgaGCCCGGCTCCTCCAAGCCCTCGGGGTCGTCGGACATCCTGAAGATCTCCATGATGGAGGCGGAGATCGACCCCAGCGTGGAGCCCATGGTGGTGGACTCGTCCAGCGACCGCAAGGCCCcgggcctcctccaccaccaccaccaccaccacctccatcaccacgacGACGGGGGCGGTGCGGCGGTGCCGGCCACCTCGGACATGATGGACGCGGGCCAGCTGATCAGCAGCACGGGGCCCGCGGCCCACCGCCCGGCCCACCTGAAGGGGGAGCGCGGCGGGCCCTTCGGACGCCTCGGGGCCCTGGCGACCCAGAGGAAACAGGAGGACATGGACGTGATCGAG GTGATCCCGCAGTTCTCCATCCTGCCGGACTCCAGCCAGTCCAACGTGGTGGTGGAGCCCAGCGGCTTCCTGGAGATCACCAACTACACCAGCCAGCAGCTGGACCGAGACAGCCCCATGATGGAGCCGGAGGTGGACAGCAGCAGTAACGACGACGACAGCAGTATGGCTGGACCGccctag